In the Prochlorococcus marinus str. MIT 9312 genome, AGAAAATTCTTGTATACAAGATGCGTCCGAAAAAAAAGACAAGAAGAAAGATGGGTCACAGACAAGAACTTACAAGAGTTATGGTAAAATCAATCTCATTAGGTAAAAGTGCTCCTAAGTCTTCTGCAAAAAAGGAAACTGTTAAAAAGGAAACTAAACCAAAATCTGAAAAATCTACAAATTAAACATTTCTAATGGCACATAAAAAAGGAACAGGTTCTACAAGAAACGGTCGAGATTCAAATTCTAAAAGACTGGGAGTAAAAGCCTATGGTGGAGAAAAAGTAACTGCAGGATCAATTTTGATTCGCCAAAGAGGTACATCCTTTTTGCCAGGAATCAATGTTGGCAAAGGAAAAGATGACACGCTTTTTGCACTCAAAGAAGGAACCGTAAGTTTCGAAAGCATTAAAAGAAATCTAAGGAATAGAAAAAGAGTTAATGTAGTTATTTAATTTTCTGATAAGCTCTTGTAGTTATGAGAATAGGATGAAAAACTTCTAAAAAGTTTGATTGAAGTGTCTTAAAGAACTTTTCAACGATTTGTCTATCGTCGATATGGAATGGATATTCATCGTTTTCTCCTTTATAGAAATACCAATTGAATAAAGCAATAGAATTACAATCCATAAACTCATTGAAAATCTCAATTTGAGAAGATGGATCTTCAAGATGTTCCAAAACATCAAGACAAACTATCGTATCAAATTTTGATATTTGTGCATCCTCAATTGTCTTGCAAAAAGTAAGCTTTTTTTCGACTCCTAATTCCTTAGCCCTGTATTCAACAAAGCGTCTATTTGTTTCATTAATATCTACAAAAAAAACATGCTCAACTTTTGAAGACATAGCATTAGCTAAGGCATGTGTTCCAATCCCTCCTCCAAAATCTAAAACTAAATCTCTAGAAAATCTATGCTGAAGTTTTAAAGTATCTGCGATGTAATTCTTGCTTGTCATATGCCAAGCAGCAAGATCAGCAACATGGCGATCTCCAACAATATCAGTATAAAAATCTGAAACATCACTTAGAGCATCTCCAGGATGTAAATTTGCCAAATTCATCTTTGCATTTGCAAGAAATTCATCTAAATCACATTCTTTAATAGATAAGAATTCCATTAAATGTGATTTCAGATTGAAAGCATTATCTAAAAACTCTTTTAATATAGAACTATTATTTTTCAATTTCTTACTTTTAATTTCCGATATTAAAAATCATAGGATGGTAATAAATCTTTCTCAAAGTATTCTTAATATTAAAAATGGAAAATAAAGATGGATTCTTAGTAATTAATAAAGATAAAGGCTGCACCTCTCATGATTGTGTTAAACAAATAAGGAAGTTGTTAAATACAAGAAAAGTTGGACACACAGGAACTCTTGATCCAGAGGTTATAGGAACATTACCAATTGCAATAGGGAGTGCAACAAGAT is a window encoding:
- the rpmA gene encoding 50S ribosomal protein L27, whose amino-acid sequence is MAHKKGTGSTRNGRDSNSKRLGVKAYGGEKVTAGSILIRQRGTSFLPGINVGKGKDDTLFALKEGTVSFESIKRNLRNRKRVNVVI
- a CDS encoding class I SAM-dependent methyltransferase, coding for MEFLSIKECDLDEFLANAKMNLANLHPGDALSDVSDFYTDIVGDRHVADLAAWHMTSKNYIADTLKLQHRFSRDLVLDFGGGIGTHALANAMSSKVEHVFFVDINETNRRFVEYRAKELGVEKKLTFCKTIEDAQISKFDTIVCLDVLEHLEDPSSQIEIFNEFMDCNSIALFNWYFYKGENDEYPFHIDDRQIVEKFFKTLQSNFLEVFHPILITTRAYQKIK